The window CGCGGGCTCCGCGTGGAGCACGAGGACAACGCCCTGGCCCAGGGACGCGCCGCCGGGCGCGCGATGGCCGGCGACGAGACTCCCTACACGCACGTCCCGTTCTTCTACTCGGACCTCTTCGACCTGGGGTACGAGGCGGTGGGCGACCTCGACGCGCGCGCCCCCCAGGTGGCCGACTGGAAGGAGCCGTTCCGCGAGGGGGTCGTGTATTATCTTGACGGTGACCGCGTGAAGGGGGTCCTGCTGTGGAACGTTTGGGGGCAGGTGGACGCGGCGCGCGAGCTGCTGGCTCACTCCGGGCCGTTCACGGCGGAGAGCCTGCGCGGACGCCTCCCGGCGCCCTGAGCCGGACCCCAACCCTTCGCCGCACCCAGACAGACGACCGGAGACAACAGATGCACCAGCGGCTCGACTACAAGCTCGCCTCGCCCTCGGCGTTCGACGCCATGATCCACATGGAGCACCAGGTCCACAAGAGCGGCCTCGAACCGTTGCTGCTGGAACTGGTCAAGATGCGCGCGTCGCAGCTCAACGGGTGCGCCTGGTGCCTGGACATGCATTCCAAGGACGCGCGCGCGCTGGGCGAGACGGAGCAGCGCCTGTATCTCCTGCCGACCTGGCGCGAGGCGCCGTGCTACAGCGAGCGCGAACGCGCGGCGCTGGCCTGGACCGAGGCGCTGACCCTGGTCGCCGACACCCACGACGTCCCCGACGAGCTGTTCGAGGAGGCGCGCCGCCACTTCGACGAGCGCGAGCTGGTCGACCTCACGATGGCCGTCATCGCCATCAACGGCTGGAACCGGCTGAACGTCGCCTTCCGCACCACGGTGGGCGACTACGTCAGCCCGCACGCGGCGGCGCGCTGAATGGCCCCCCGCGCGAGTTGATACCATGGCCGAATCCGTCACTGACGTACGACACCTTCCCAAGGACGAGGCGTACCGCGCGGTCGGCGAGCAGATCGCCAGCGTCTGCGCCGGCGAGCGCGACCCGGTGGCGCTCATGTCCACCATCGCCTGCCTCCTGCACCACGGCTTCGGCCACCTGTGGACGGGGTTCTACCGCGTGGTCCCCGCAAATCGCCTGGTGGTGGGCCCCTACCAGGGATCGCTCGGCTGCATGGACATCGCGATGGGGCGCGGCGTGTGCGGCACGGCGGCGGCCGAGCGGCGCACGGTGGTGGTGCCGGACGTGTCGGCGTTCCCCGGCCACATCGCCTGCGATGCCCGCTCCCGCTCGGAGATCGTGGTGCCGGTGTTCGATGCGCGCGGCGAGGTGATGGCGGTGCTCGACATCGACTCCGAGTCGCTGGCACGGTTCGACGAGGTGGACGCGCGCGCGCTGGAGGCGCTGGTGGCGCGCTTCGCCGAACAGCTGGCGCCGGCCACGCCGTAAGGGGCGAATCCGGGCCCCGCCGGCGGTTCCCGCCAGGCGCAAAAACCACCGTCCGCCGGGGCGCGCGTGCGCTCCGGCGGACGGTGCTCGCCCGGTGTTGCGGGGCCGCTACTTCCCGACCGGCGTCAGCTTGACCTGCCCGCGCGCCTCGCGCGCGCGCAGCACGGCCATCACCTCCTCCATCGAGACCGGGGTGAACTCGCCGCTCAGGAAGTCGCGCAGCTCGAGCGCGGTGACCCCCTTGCCCAGGAGGAGCGAGAGCTCGGCGTTGTACTCGTCGGGGAGCTGCGGGCCGGCGGGGCTCCCGAATCCGCCGAAGCCACCCCCGCGCGCAGTGGTCGCCGGGACGGCTTCCACGCGCAGCCGCGCCGCCTCCCGCTCGGCGGCGCTCGGCACCGGCTCGGCAGCCGCAACGCCGCGCTGCTGCGCTTGCAGCTGGTAGGCCGCCTTGACCTCGTTGAGCAGCGAGGTGGCGCGCTGGTCCAGGAGGGGGAGGAAGGCCGCCACGCGCCTGGCGCCGAGCGTGGTGTCGGTCCACATCACCGCCGCCGAGCGCAACACCGCCTTCTCGATGGTGGCCTGGTGGCGGATGGCGTTGCGGGCCTCGGCGTAGGCGCGCGTGAGGGTCGCCCCGTCGCGGGCGTCGGCCAGGTAGCCCAATCCCTTCACGTGGCTCTCACCCATGCGCCCCAGGCCGCGCCCCAGGTTCTCCTGCGCCACGCGCGCCGCCATCTCGTCGGTCCCCGCGCTCAGCACCGCCGCCGACCCCAGCGCCACCGCCGCCGCGCGCTTGTACTGCGTGGGATCCTGCTTGTCCGGCGTGTCCTCGCTGGAGTGATACCACATGTCGGGCCAGGTGATGAACATGACCGCCGGGACGCCGTGCGCCATGTACGTCACGTGATCGCTGGAGCCGTAATGCTTGTCGATCCTGATGTAGAAGGCGTCCTTGCTCCCGCGCGGCGACTCCACCGGCTGCGTGGGGGCGTATCCCGACAGCGACCGCCGAAAGCGCACCCGCTCGCGCGAGATGTCGGCGACGTACTCCATCATGCTCTGGGCGATGTCGTTCAGGTACGACGGGAAGGTGTCGGGCGTGCGCTGCAGGATCCAGAAGCTGCGGCTCAGCGCGACGCGGATCCCCTCCATGTCGAAGTTGAGCGTCCCGATGATGGTCTTCCCCTTGCCGGGATTGGCCTGGAAGAAGGCGTTGGTCCCCTGGATCTCGGGGACGAACAGGAAGTTGATGGTGCGCCGCGGGCGCGGGAGCTTTCCTTCGTTGATGAGCTTGATCCAGGCGCGCCCCACCTCGAGGATGAGCGCACAGCCGGAATTGTCGTCGTTGGCGCCCTGCTTGATGACCCCCTCGTACAGGTGACAGCTGATGGCCGTCTCCTGGGTGGTGCTTCCGTCGCCCGGAATCTGCGCCCACACGTACTCGGCCTTCATCGGGACCTGCGCCGTCTCCACCACCGAGCGGAGGGTGATCTGCTCCCCGCGCGCGATGAGCGCCGAGAGGTTGCGCTGCACCTCGGGGGTCACCGCCCAGGCCACGGTGCCGGGCTGCGCGTTGACGTTGGTGCTGACGATCTGGGTGGGATAGTCCACCGAGCGCTGGTAGCCGATGGCGCTCACCCCGAGCACGCCGATGGCGCCGCGCTGCGTGGCGAGGGCGTACACTGGACCGGGGGCGCCCGAGGAAAGGACGAACTTCCCCTTCACGTCCTTGCCGTCGAAGTCCTGGGCGCGCCCGGGGCCCACGTCGACCAGCGCCGCCGACAGCTCGCCGCTGGCGTTGAGCGACGCGAGCGCGAGGGGGATGTCGTAGATGTCGAAGAGCTTGGTCAGCCTGGGGCTGGTCATCCACAGCTCACCCCGGGTGGGCTGGAACGCCGTTCCGCCCTGCTGGTACACGACCGTCTTGATGTTCGAGAACCCGTAGGACCGGGCGAAGCGCTCGATGACCTGGCTCTCGCGGAAGGGGCCGTTGTACTCCTCGGGGGGGCGGACGCGCTGGTAGGGGACGAGCTCGAGGAGGTGGTGCATGGCCCGCTCGCCCGACACTTCGTTGATGATCGACGTCATCTGCTCCTGCGAGAGCAGCGTGCGATCTTCGCGTTCCTGCGCGGGGAGGGCGGAGGCAGCCAGCAGGATGGCCGCGACGAGGGCGCCGGGGGATTTCACGATGAGGATGGGTGGAGGTGAGACATCTGCCCAGACGACGCACGGCGCCCCGAGGGCGTTGAAGGGGGCGTGGCGCCGCCGGGCCGGTGATCGCGCGGCGAGGGCATCACGATATGCGACGGCGTCCCCGCCTTTCACTCCCAGGATCCCGGGTCCACGCGCACCACCACGCCGTCTCGTTCCAACCGGCGAATCACCGCCGTCACGTGGTCGGCGCCACGCGTCTCCAGGTAGATGACGATCTCGACGTCGCGCACGCTGATGTCGGCGAAGGCGCGGCGGTGCGACACCTCGAGCACGTTGGCCCCCTCGTCGGCGACCATTCGCGTGACGTGGGCCAGCGATCCCGGCCGGTCGTGCATCGTGACGCTCAGCCGCGCCAACCGCCCGTCGGCCACGAGGCCGCGATCGATGATGCGCCCCACGAGGTTCACGTCGATGTTGCCGCCGGACACGATCATCACGGCCACGTCGTCGTCGCGCAGCGCGATCTGTCCGTTCAGCAGCGCCGCCAGCGGCACCGCCGCCGCCCCCTCGGCCAGCACCTTCTGCCGTTCCAGCAGCAGGTGCACGGCTGCCGCGATCTCGGGCTCGTCCACCTGGACGATGTCTTCCACGTATCGCTCGATGAGCGGGAAGGTGCGGTCGCCGGGGCGCTTGACCGCGATGCCGTCGGCGATCGTATCGCCGGTCTCGATGCGGACCACGTGGCCGGCGCGGCGCGACGCGCGAGCCGATGCCGCGGCCGCGGCCTCCACCCCGTAGATGCGCACGTCGGGGCGCTGCTCGCGGATGGCGACGGCGATTCCCGAGATGAGCCCCCCACCGCCGATGGGGACGACGACCGCCGTCAGCTCCGGCAGCTGCTCCAGGAGCTCCAGCCCGATGGTCCCCTGGCCGGCGATCACCCGGTCGTCGTCGAATGCGTGGACGAGGACCCGGCGCTCCTCGGCTTCCAGGCGCCGCGCCTCGGTCATGGCGTCGGAGAGCGTCGTTCCGTGGAAGCGGACCCCCGCGCCGAAGTTGCGCGTGTTGGTCACCTTGACCAGTGGCGTGTGCTCGGGCATCACCACCTCCACGGGGATGCCCAGCCGGGCGCCGTGGTACGCCACCGCCTGGGCGTGGTTCCCCGCGCTGGCGGTCACCACGCCCCGGCTGCGCTCTCCCGCATCCAGGTCCAGCAGGCGATTGAGCGCGCCGCGGTCCTTGAACGACCCCGTCCGCTGGGCGCTCTCCAGCTTTAGGTGAAGCGC of the Gemmatimonadetes bacterium SCN 70-22 genome contains:
- a CDS encoding carboxymuconolactone decarboxylase, whose protein sequence is MHQRLDYKLASPSAFDAMIHMEHQVHKSGLEPLLLELVKMRASQLNGCAWCLDMHSKDARALGETEQRLYLLPTWREAPCYSERERAALAWTEALTLVADTHDVPDELFEEARRHFDERELVDLTMAVIAINGWNRLNVAFRTTVGDYVSPHAAAR
- a CDS encoding diguanylate phosphodiesterase, which encodes MAESVTDVRHLPKDEAYRAVGEQIASVCAGERDPVALMSTIACLLHHGFGHLWTGFYRVVPANRLVVGPYQGSLGCMDIAMGRGVCGTAAAERRTVVVPDVSAFPGHIACDARSRSEIVVPVFDARGEVMAVLDIDSESLARFDEVDARALEALVARFAEQLAPATP
- a CDS encoding threonine ammonia-lyase, with the translated sequence MTVALTDIRDARARIHAGTVRTPVVPALALRERLPCALHLKLESAQRTGSFKDRGALNRLLDLDAGERSRGVVTASAGNHAQAVAYHGARLGIPVEVVMPEHTPLVKVTNTRNFGAGVRFHGTTLSDAMTEARRLEAEERRVLVHAFDDDRVIAGQGTIGLELLEQLPELTAVVVPIGGGGLISGIAVAIREQRPDVRIYGVEAAAAASARASRRAGHVVRIETGDTIADGIAVKRPGDRTFPLIERYVEDIVQVDEPEIAAAVHLLLERQKVLAEGAAAVPLAALLNGQIALRDDDVAVMIVSGGNIDVNLVGRIIDRGLVADGRLARLSVTMHDRPGSLAHVTRMVADEGANVLEVSHRRAFADISVRDVEIVIYLETRGADHVTAVIRRLERDGVVVRVDPGSWE